A genomic window from Streptomyces sp. HUAS YS2 includes:
- a CDS encoding TIGR03084 family metal-binding protein, whose protein sequence is MSDPAVVLDDLRSESEEVDRLVATLDDAGWATPTPAPGWTIAHQIAHLAWTDRAALLAATDADAFAAETEKALADPGGFVDQGAEEGAALPPAELLAQWREVRERLQDVLRAAPPGSRFPWYGPPMSALSMGTARLMETWAHGQDIADALGVVRRPTARLRHVAWIGLRARDYAYLVRGLTPPAAPFRIELTGPDGEQWAYGPEDAAQRITGPALDFCLLVTQRVHRADTALVAHGGDAEQWLDIAQAFAGPAGPGRTPKEG, encoded by the coding sequence GTGTCCGACCCTGCCGTCGTCCTCGACGATCTGCGCAGCGAGAGCGAGGAGGTCGACCGGCTCGTCGCCACGCTGGACGACGCCGGATGGGCCACGCCCACCCCCGCCCCGGGCTGGACGATCGCTCACCAGATCGCCCACCTCGCCTGGACCGACCGGGCCGCCCTGCTCGCCGCCACCGACGCCGACGCCTTCGCCGCCGAGACGGAGAAGGCGCTCGCCGACCCCGGCGGCTTCGTCGACCAGGGGGCCGAGGAGGGCGCCGCCCTCCCGCCCGCCGAACTCCTCGCCCAGTGGCGCGAGGTCCGCGAGCGGCTCCAGGACGTGCTGCGCGCGGCCCCGCCCGGCAGCCGTTTCCCCTGGTACGGGCCGCCGATGAGCGCCCTGTCCATGGGCACCGCGCGCCTGATGGAGACCTGGGCGCACGGCCAGGACATCGCCGACGCCCTCGGCGTCGTCCGCCGCCCCACCGCCCGGCTCCGCCACGTCGCCTGGATCGGCCTGCGCGCCCGCGACTACGCGTACCTCGTCCGCGGCCTCACCCCGCCTGCCGCGCCGTTCCGCATCGAGCTGACCGGCCCCGACGGCGAGCAGTGGGCGTACGGACCCGAGGACGCCGCCCAGCGGATCACCGGGCCCGCCCTCGACTTCTGCCTCCTCGTCACCCAGCGGGTGCACCGCGCCGACACCGCCCTCGTCGCGCACGGCGGCGACGCCGAGCAGTGGCTCGACATCGCGCAGGCCTTCGCCGGTCCCGCCGGCCCCGGCCGCACACCCAAGGAGGGCTAG